The Halomonas binhaiensis nucleotide sequence GCCATTGTGAAGGGAGATGTCGGTATGTTCACCAATGGAGGTTCCAATGCATCACTCTCGGATAGAGCGCGATAGCATGGGAGAGTTGGAGGTGCCAGCAGATGCCCTTTATGGCGCTCAGACCCAGCGTGCGGTCAATAACTTTCCTGTCTCTGGCCAGCCAATGCCTGCGCCTTTCATTCATGCCATTGCCCGGATCAAGCGAGCTGCTGCCAAGGTGAATCACGACCTTGGCCTGCTAGATGAGGCACGTTGCCAAGCTATCGTCACAGCAGCCGATGCGATCATCGCGGGGGGGCATGATGATCAGTTTCCCATCGATGTGTTCCAGACCGGTTCCGGCACTTCCAGCAACATGAATGTCAATGAGGTGATTGCCCACCTGGCCTCGACCGATAGTCTCGAAGTAAGGCCCAACGATCATGTGAACATGGGGCAATCGAGCAATGACGTGATTCCTACAGCGCTACACTTGTCTGCAGCCCTGGAAGTCGTCAATGTCCTGAAGCCAGCCCTGGAGCACTTGCGAAAAGTGATCGAGACCAAGGCTCAGGAGGTCGGGAGCGTGGTCAAGACCGGTCGTACACACCTGATGGATGCCATGCCTCTGCGCTTGAGTCAGGAACTGGAGGGGTGGGCGAGTCAGGTGGGGCAGGCCATCGAGCGCCTGGATAGCGCACTGGTGCGCCTATGCCGACTGGCTCAGGGAGGGACTGCGGTAGGAACGGGCATCAATGCACATCCGGAATTTGCCACCCGCATGTCCATTGTTCTGTCGCGTCAGACAGGCTTGTCTCTTGTACCCAACGACAGTTTCTTCGCAAGCCTGGGGTCGCAGGATGCTGCGGTAGAGCTATCAGGGCAGTTGCGCGGACTGGCCTGCGTGGTCATGAAGATCGCCAATGATCTGCGCTGGATGAATTCTGGGCCTCTGGCCGGTCTTGGCGAGATTGAACTGGAGGCTTTGCAGCCAGGGAGTTCGATCATGCCTGGCAAGGTAAATCCGGTCATTCCAGAATCTGCAGCTCAGGCTTCTGCCCAGGTGATCGGATTGGATACGGCTGTGACCGTAGCAGGGCAGAGCGGTAACTTTCAGCTCAATGTCATGTTGCCGCTAGTGGCCAGCAACCTGCTTACCGCGATCAAGCTGATGTCCAATACCTCGCGCTTGTTGGCCGACAAGGCCATTGCCTCGTTTCGTGTACGTGAAGATCAATTGCAAGGCCCTCTGGCCCGAAACCCGATTCTGGTAACCGCCTTGAATTCGGTCATTGGCTACAATGCTGCCGCAGCTATCGCCAAGAAAGCGTATCAGGCAGGGCGTCCTATCATTGATGTCGCATTGGAGGAGACGGAGCTATCCCGTGACGAGCTGGAGCGCTTGCTGGATCCTGTTGCCCTGACTCATGGCGGGATTCCCCACTAGGCCCCAACCAAATGTGTCTGATAAGACGCCGCTGCAAGAGTCTGGTTGCCTATCGTCATGAAAGCAGCTGGATAGAACGGGTGCCTGGGAAAGAAGTGGTATCAGAAAAGGTAAACGGGCTGCCGGTGCTGCCCGTTTATCTCTGGAATCATCGCTGGGTCGTCTGCCTGGTTACTTGGTCATGCCGTCGTACAGGTTGTGCCGTTTGGCGACATCAGCGAGGTCAATGATGTTACTGACATTGAGCTTTTCGAAGATTCTCTGTTTGTAGGTGCTGATGGTCTTGTTGCTCAGCAGCATCAGGTCAGAGATTTCCTTGTTGCTCATTCCCTTGAGCAACTGCTGCAGGACGATCAACTCGCGATTGGAAAGCTTGTCGGCGACATCTTCGTCATCGTTGATCTGTTCGTACTTCTCTGAAGTAACGGAGCTGGGGAAAAACGTATATCCATCGACGATGCATTGCACTCCTCGGACGAGCGCAGACATGTCCAGGCTCTTGTTGATGAAGCCCGAAGCTCCGGCCTTGTGGCATCTACGGGCATAAACATCTCCGTCGAACGATGTCAGCACCAGGATGCCAGGGGGATTGTCCAGGGCCTTGGTGCGCTTGATGACAGTCAACCCATCCAAATTGGGGATGCCAATATCGAGGATCATGACATCTGGGGTGAGCTGTTTTGTCAGTTGGATGGCGTCTACACCGTTGTCTGCTTCTGCCACGACATTCATGCCTGAGCGTTCCAGTGTGATGGCAGCGGCCATGCGGATCATCGGATGGTCATCCACAATGATCACAGAGGCCTGACGTCGCCTGCTTTCATAGCTTGCCTTCGACCTTCTTTGTGTCTTCTGCTCCATAATGAAACATCCTTAATCTCATTGTTGTGTGGAATGTTCTTATTGTTTCAGGATGGTTAATAACAGTTCAATTGTGTAAATTCTGATTCTGTTTGTAAGAAAAAGACTAAAAACGATGTAATCTGTGCCGTATAGAGCGGGAAATGCAGGAAAAATGGTGAGAGCCTCAAGGAGGAGGGCTGGGAAAAGGTTGGAAGGGTGGAGGAGGGCAGGAACGAGGAATATGACGGATGGGGAGAGCGATGCAGGATAGGGCAACAAGTGTTCCGGGATCATCTGGGCAGCGAGCCACTTCCACCAGGCCAACGGTCACGCTCCCCTTGAACAGGAAAGGCCCGCCATCATGGCGGGCCTTTCCTGTTCAAGGGGAGGCATCGGTCAATGGTTGACTTGTCCCAGCAACAGAAACTCGATCAATGCTTTCTGGGCGTGCAAGCGATTACCTGCTTCCTGCCAGACGACCGCACGTGGATCGTCAAGCAGTGTCGTGCTGATTTCCTCGCCCCGGTGAGCCGGCAGGCAGTGAAGGAACAGCACGTCATCGGCAGCCGTATCGAGCATGGATTCTGTGACCTGGAAGCCGGCGAAGTCCGCCTCGCGCTTGGCTTGCTCTTCCTCCTGGCCCATGGACGCCCATACATCGGTCGTGATCAGGTCTGCACCTTGAGCGGCTGCCATGGGGTCGCGCATCAGAGTGACGTGATCACCTGCTGCGGCCATGATGTCTTCTCGAGGTTCATAACCTTCCGGACAGCAGACTCGCAGGTTGAAATCAAACTGGCGTGCAGCATTTATCCAGGAGTGGCACATGTTGTTGCCATCACCGATCCAGACAGCCGTACGACCCCGAACGCTGCCGCGCAGTTCGGTCCAGGTCATCACATCGGCCAGCAGCTGGCAGGGATGATAATCATCCGTCAGGGCATTGATGACAGGCACAGAGCTGGCGGCAGCAAATTCTTCCAGCCCTGCATGAGAGAAGGTGCGGATCATGACGAGATCGACCATTTCCGATAACACTCGTGCGGTATCGGATATGGGCTCCCCCCGGCCGAGCTGAGTGTCACGGGGGGATAGAAACAGTGCATGGCCACCGAACTGCGCCATGCCTGTCTCGAAGGAGACCCGCGTGCGAGTGGATGACTTCTCGAAGATCATGGCCATGGTGCGATTGGTGAACGGAGTGTAGGTCGGGCCATGAGCCTTGAGGCCGTTCTTGATGGTGATTGCGCGTTGAATCAGATAACGCAGTTCTTCGGGACTCAGGTCCAGAAGCGTCAGGAAGTGGCGTGGGCCCATGACTGCTCTCCAGCGGAAAAAAGAAACCATCCTATGACAGGCCTTCAATGATGCGCAATGTGCGCTATGGACGTACAATGCGCGCAACAATAAAGTTGAGTAATATCGTCGGATATGGTCAAGGCCGGATTCATGTAACCATCTTGCCCTTGAAGACTTGCTCTTGAAGTCAGGGCAAGCGCCCCCATGTCACAGGTAATGCCTAAGCGTTACTGTAAAGCACTATTTATCAAGGAGCCGTGATGAGCACTACTCTCGACAACATTCAGCGCCAGATCAGCGAGAACCCGATTCTTATCTACATGAAGGGGTCTCCGCAGCTGCCGCAATGCGGCTTCTCTGCGCGTACCGTTCAGGCTCTGATGTCCTGTGGTGAGCGTTTCGCTTTCGTCAATATCCTGGACAATCCTGACATTCGCACCGAGCTGCCCAAGTTTGCCAACTGGCCAACTTTCCCGCAGCTGTGGGTTGAAGGGGAGCTGGTCGGCGGTTGTGATATTGTCCTTGAAATGCATGGCAATGGTGAACTTGAGCCGCTGATCAAGCAGGCTGCCGAGCGCGCCCGTCAGCAGGAAGAAGGGCAGGCCTGACAGTTTCCTGATGCCAGCCTAAGACCACAAGGCCCTGCCGGTTATCCGCCAGGGCCTTGTGCATTTTGAGGCGCACGTCACAGTGAGCGCCGTGTTGATTCAATCGTCGTCCTCGAAGCCTTGTTCCTGCAGGGCCAGTCGCCAGCCGCCCAGGTCCTTGTAGCGATTGACCATGGCGCAGAACAATTCGGCGGTACGTTCGGTATCGTAGCGAGCAGAATGGGCGGAA carries:
- a CDS encoding class II fumarate hydratase gives rise to the protein MHHSRIERDSMGELEVPADALYGAQTQRAVNNFPVSGQPMPAPFIHAIARIKRAAAKVNHDLGLLDEARCQAIVTAADAIIAGGHDDQFPIDVFQTGSGTSSNMNVNEVIAHLASTDSLEVRPNDHVNMGQSSNDVIPTALHLSAALEVVNVLKPALEHLRKVIETKAQEVGSVVKTGRTHLMDAMPLRLSQELEGWASQVGQAIERLDSALVRLCRLAQGGTAVGTGINAHPEFATRMSIVLSRQTGLSLVPNDSFFASLGSQDAAVELSGQLRGLACVVMKIANDLRWMNSGPLAGLGEIELEALQPGSSIMPGKVNPVIPESAAQASAQVIGLDTAVTVAGQSGNFQLNVMLPLVASNLLTAIKLMSNTSRLLADKAIASFRVREDQLQGPLARNPILVTALNSVIGYNAAAAIAKKAYQAGRPIIDVALEETELSRDELERLLDPVALTHGGIPH
- a CDS encoding response regulator transcription factor — its product is MEQKTQRRSKASYESRRRQASVIIVDDHPMIRMAAAITLERSGMNVVAEADNGVDAIQLTKQLTPDVMILDIGIPNLDGLTVIKRTKALDNPPGILVLTSFDGDVYARRCHKAGASGFINKSLDMSALVRGVQCIVDGYTFFPSSVTSEKYEQINDDEDVADKLSNRELIVLQQLLKGMSNKEISDLMLLSNKTISTYKQRIFEKLNVSNIIDLADVAKRHNLYDGMTK
- the argF gene encoding ornithine carbamoyltransferase, whose amino-acid sequence is MGPRHFLTLLDLSPEELRYLIQRAITIKNGLKAHGPTYTPFTNRTMAMIFEKSSTRTRVSFETGMAQFGGHALFLSPRDTQLGRGEPISDTARVLSEMVDLVMIRTFSHAGLEEFAAASSVPVINALTDDYHPCQLLADVMTWTELRGSVRGRTAVWIGDGNNMCHSWINAARQFDFNLRVCCPEGYEPREDIMAAAGDHVTLMRDPMAAAQGADLITTDVWASMGQEEEQAKREADFAGFQVTESMLDTAADDVLFLHCLPAHRGEEISTTLLDDPRAVVWQEAGNRLHAQKALIEFLLLGQVNH
- the grxD gene encoding Grx4 family monothiol glutaredoxin, whose protein sequence is MSTTLDNIQRQISENPILIYMKGSPQLPQCGFSARTVQALMSCGERFAFVNILDNPDIRTELPKFANWPTFPQLWVEGELVGGCDIVLEMHGNGELEPLIKQAAERARQQEEGQA